One Nitrospira sp. DNA window includes the following coding sequences:
- a CDS encoding DEAD/H associated domain protein has product MSALPFHPIIAAWFTTRFAGATDVQRQAWPAIQSGSHVLIAAPTGSGKTLAAFLSCIDRLFRQAVDCELRDETQVLYVSPLKALSNDIQKNLQQPLNEIGRAALASGLLLPELRVVVRTGDTPMIERQQMLRRPPHILITTPESLFILLTAEKSRAMLKTVRTVIVDEIHAVAPNKRGAHLALSLERVEALTGCAPQRIGLSATQRPIETVAEFLVGARPPSLVKREASLARGQTNDERRETNDVMVIDVGHRRDMDLAVEVPKDELGAVATNAIWSDVYDRLADLVEAHRSTLVFVNTRRLAERVAHYLEERLRHLGEGVVAAHHGSLSRQIRLSAEDRLKAGSVRVVVATASLELGIDVGTVDLACQIGSPRSIATALQRMGRAGHWIHAIPKGRLFATTRDELIECAALIRAIRAGLLDHIDVPAAPLDVLSQQIVAAAATQGWHEEELYALCRRAMPYRDLTRPAFDAVVRMLAEGFVTSRGRGRAFLHHDRINRHIRGRRGARLAAITSGGAIPDTANYAVIAEPDGTMVGSVDEDFAVESLAGDIILLGNTSWRIRGVETGKMRVEDAQGAPPTIPFWRGEAPARTADLSREVARLKDDIAHRLNDDQAPLPASAPPVQWLRQECCLDQRGAQQAVEYILAGKAVLGTVPTQHTIVAERFFDESGGMQLVIHAPFGGRVNRAWGLALRKRFCVAFDFELQAAATDEGIVLSLGEKHSFPLDTVFAFLNAKTVREVLTQALLQAPMFMTRWRWNATRALALLRFVGGKRVAPQIQRMRAEDLLAAVFPDAIACQDNFHGERTQRDIPDHPLVQETIRDCLTEAMDLDGLIALLEKIESGAITCLAVDTPLPSAFCHEILNANPYAFLDDAPLEERRARAVEMRRTLPAELAGQMGALDQSAIDQVIEESWPVVRDAEEFHDALLTLGWVPCAHRPEWERWAPSLEQAGRVATLWCGEAQLGWVAAESRHYGSLLFPEARIEPAVESPEPPEHLDREEVLDRVVLGWMESVGPTTALELSETLHLPEQDIDGSLLRLEAQGHLLRGSFREASGVKREGKELSPHSSLLTPYEFCHRRLLARIHRLTIGRLRKEIEPVSAAEFMQFLFQWQHAAPGVRLHGEAGLLEVVKQLGGFEAAASAWESQLLRVRLAKYEPEWLDRLCLSGAVMWGRLTPHPRLMQELNPAPGRRVVPTRVAPVSLFAREDAPVLLAAAGEELARVDMAARLSASAQAVRRCLQERGASFFNELLHATRLLPSEVEDGLWELVAAGLVTADGFDNLRALIDPRRRRAEGRDRSRRPRHVGGRWSLLRPADGSQSAAVGRSEPVARQLLRRYGVVFRDLLGRESMVSSWRDLLVCYRRLESTGEIRGGRFVGGFTGEQFALPEALESLRALKKRPGAAVQQEIKISAADPLNLAGLMLPGPRIAAVPSNFVVFRDGLVIRTVVGRESNDRQEPSIVEVGRIRT; this is encoded by the coding sequence ATGTCCGCCCTGCCGTTCCATCCCATCATCGCCGCGTGGTTCACGACGCGGTTCGCCGGCGCAACCGATGTCCAACGACAGGCTTGGCCTGCCATTCAATCGGGCAGCCATGTGTTGATCGCAGCACCGACCGGATCGGGCAAGACCCTGGCGGCCTTCCTCTCCTGTATCGACAGACTCTTCCGGCAGGCGGTGGACTGCGAACTGCGGGATGAGACCCAGGTGCTCTATGTTTCGCCGCTGAAGGCGCTCAGCAACGACATCCAGAAAAATCTTCAGCAGCCGCTCAACGAAATCGGCCGGGCCGCGCTGGCGTCCGGCCTGTTGCTGCCAGAGTTGCGTGTCGTCGTACGCACCGGGGATACGCCGATGATCGAGCGGCAGCAGATGTTGCGGCGCCCGCCTCATATCCTCATCACCACGCCAGAGTCCCTCTTTATCCTCCTGACGGCAGAAAAAAGCCGCGCGATGCTGAAGACGGTACGCACGGTCATCGTGGACGAAATCCATGCCGTGGCCCCCAACAAGCGTGGCGCCCATTTGGCGTTGTCGCTGGAACGGGTGGAAGCGCTCACCGGCTGTGCTCCGCAGCGGATCGGCCTTTCGGCGACGCAGCGGCCCATCGAGACCGTGGCGGAGTTTCTGGTCGGGGCGAGACCGCCGTCTCTCGTGAAGCGTGAAGCGTCTCTCGCAAGAGGACAGACGAACGACGAGAGACGAGAGACGAACGACGTGATGGTCATCGACGTGGGCCATCGCCGTGATATGGACCTGGCCGTCGAGGTGCCGAAGGACGAACTGGGGGCGGTCGCGACGAATGCGATCTGGAGCGATGTGTATGATCGGCTCGCGGACCTCGTCGAAGCCCACCGGTCCACCCTGGTCTTTGTGAATACACGTCGGTTGGCCGAGCGTGTCGCTCATTATTTGGAGGAGCGGCTGCGCCATCTCGGTGAAGGGGTGGTGGCGGCGCACCACGGCAGCCTGTCGCGACAGATCCGCCTGTCGGCGGAAGATCGCTTGAAGGCCGGGTCCGTCCGTGTGGTCGTCGCGACGGCATCGTTGGAACTCGGGATCGATGTGGGGACGGTCGATCTCGCCTGCCAGATTGGGTCGCCCCGTTCGATCGCCACCGCTCTCCAGCGCATGGGCCGGGCAGGCCATTGGATTCATGCGATCCCGAAAGGCCGGCTCTTCGCGACCACGCGGGACGAATTGATCGAGTGTGCCGCCCTGATCCGGGCGATCAGGGCCGGATTGTTGGACCATATCGACGTGCCCGCCGCGCCGCTGGACGTCTTGTCGCAACAGATCGTGGCTGCTGCCGCGACTCAAGGCTGGCACGAAGAAGAATTGTACGCCCTCTGCCGAAGGGCCATGCCCTATCGCGATCTCACCCGCCCGGCCTTCGATGCCGTGGTGAGGATGCTCGCCGAGGGGTTCGTCACCAGCCGGGGCCGTGGGCGCGCGTTTCTTCACCATGACCGCATCAACCGTCACATTCGAGGTCGGCGCGGGGCGCGGCTGGCGGCCATCACCTCCGGCGGCGCGATTCCCGATACGGCCAACTACGCGGTGATCGCGGAGCCGGACGGGACGATGGTGGGGTCGGTGGACGAGGATTTCGCCGTCGAGAGTCTGGCGGGGGACATCATCCTATTGGGCAATACCTCCTGGCGGATCAGGGGTGTCGAGACCGGCAAGATGCGGGTCGAGGATGCGCAGGGTGCTCCGCCGACCATTCCCTTTTGGCGTGGCGAGGCGCCGGCCCGCACGGCTGATTTGTCGAGAGAAGTCGCGCGGCTCAAGGATGACATCGCTCATCGCCTTAACGACGACCAGGCGCCTCTGCCCGCCTCCGCTCCTCCGGTGCAGTGGCTGAGGCAGGAGTGTTGCCTCGACCAGCGCGGGGCGCAACAGGCCGTCGAGTATATACTGGCGGGCAAGGCGGTGCTGGGGACCGTGCCGACTCAACACACCATCGTGGCGGAGCGGTTCTTCGATGAAAGCGGCGGCATGCAACTCGTCATCCATGCACCCTTCGGCGGCCGGGTGAACCGGGCCTGGGGGCTGGCCCTGCGGAAGCGATTTTGTGTCGCCTTCGATTTTGAACTGCAGGCAGCCGCGACCGATGAAGGCATCGTGTTGTCGTTGGGCGAGAAGCACAGTTTCCCGCTCGACACGGTGTTCGCGTTCCTGAATGCCAAGACCGTACGAGAGGTGCTGACCCAGGCCCTGCTGCAGGCGCCGATGTTCATGACCCGCTGGCGATGGAATGCCACGCGCGCATTGGCCCTGCTGCGGTTCGTCGGCGGGAAGCGGGTGGCGCCGCAGATTCAACGGATGCGGGCCGAAGATTTACTGGCCGCCGTCTTTCCCGATGCGATCGCCTGTCAGGACAATTTTCACGGAGAACGGACGCAGCGAGACATTCCCGACCATCCGCTGGTGCAGGAGACGATCCGGGATTGCCTGACCGAGGCGATGGATCTCGATGGATTGATCGCCCTGTTGGAGAAGATCGAGAGCGGCGCCATTACTTGCCTGGCGGTCGATACGCCGCTGCCCTCCGCCTTCTGCCATGAAATCTTGAACGCCAACCCCTATGCGTTTCTCGACGATGCACCGCTTGAAGAACGCCGGGCACGGGCGGTGGAGATGCGGCGTACCCTGCCGGCTGAATTGGCCGGTCAGATGGGCGCGCTGGACCAATCGGCCATCGATCAGGTTATTGAGGAATCCTGGCCCGTCGTGCGCGATGCGGAGGAGTTTCATGATGCGCTGCTGACTCTGGGCTGGGTGCCTTGCGCGCATAGGCCCGAGTGGGAGCGATGGGCACCATCGTTGGAGCAGGCCGGTCGTGTGGCGACCCTGTGGTGCGGTGAGGCGCAGTTGGGCTGGGTGGCGGCGGAGTCCCGCCACTACGGGAGTCTCCTGTTTCCTGAGGCTCGGATCGAGCCGGCAGTGGAGTCGCCGGAACCGCCCGAACACCTCGATCGTGAAGAGGTCCTGGACCGGGTGGTGTTGGGGTGGATGGAATCAGTCGGTCCCACGACGGCGCTGGAACTCTCCGAGACCCTGCATCTTCCCGAACAGGACATCGATGGATCGTTGTTAAGGCTCGAAGCGCAGGGTCATCTTCTGCGGGGCAGCTTCCGTGAGGCGTCAGGCGTCAAGCGTGAGGGGAAAGAATTATCACCTCATTCTTCACTCCTTACCCCTTACGAGTTTTGCCATCGCCGGTTGCTCGCCAGGATTCACCGATTGACGATCGGGCGGTTGCGCAAGGAGATCGAGCCGGTCTCCGCCGCGGAGTTCATGCAGTTCCTCTTCCAATGGCAACATGCTGCGCCTGGGGTGCGGTTGCACGGCGAGGCAGGACTCCTTGAAGTGGTGAAGCAGCTCGGAGGATTCGAAGCGGCTGCGTCGGCCTGGGAATCGCAACTCCTACGGGTCAGACTGGCCAAGTACGAGCCGGAGTGGCTGGATCGACTCTGCTTGAGCGGGGCCGTGATGTGGGGGCGCCTGACGCCGCATCCCCGATTGATGCAGGAATTGAATCCGGCGCCGGGGCGTCGAGTCGTTCCTACGCGGGTGGCGCCGGTGAGCCTCTTTGCCCGAGAAGATGCGCCGGTCTTGCTGGCTGCCGCCGGTGAAGAACTGGCGCGAGTGGATATGGCCGCCCGCCTCAGTGCATCGGCGCAGGCAGTCCGCCGTTGCCTGCAGGAACGCGGCGCGAGTTTCTTCAACGAGCTGCTGCACGCGACCCGCCTGCTGCCGTCTGAAGTGGAGGACGGTCTGTGGGAATTGGTGGCGGCCGGTCTGGTCACGGCGGATGGGTTCGACAACCTGCGCGCGCTCATCGACCCGCGACGGCGGCGCGCCGAGGGGCGTGATCGAAGCCGCCGGCCGCGCCACGTCGGTGGGCGCTGGTCGCTCCTCAGGCCGGCCGATGGCTCTCAGTCGGCGGCTGTCGGCCGGTCGGAACCTGTGGCTCGGCAATTGTTGCGCCGGTACGGCGTCGTGTTTCGCGACCTGTTGGGGCGGGAGTCGATGGTGTCGTCCTGGCGCGATTTGTTGGTCTGTTACCGCCGTCTTGAATCGACCGGGGAGATCCGGGGCGGCAGGTTCGTCGGTGGTTTCACGGGTGAACAGTTCGCGTTGCCGGAAGCGCTGGAATCGCTGCGGGCGCTCAAGAAGCGGCCTGGTGCCGCCGTCCAACAGGAGATCAAGATTTCCGCCGCCGATCCGCTGAATCTCGCCGGGCTCATGTTACCGGGGCCGCGCATCGCCGCCGTGCCGTCGAACTTCGTGGTCTTTCGGGACGGTTTGGTGATTCGCACGGTAGTGGGGCGCGAGTCGAACGATCGGCAGGAGCCGTCGATCGTCGAGGTGGGCCGGATCAGAACGTAG
- a CDS encoding Two-component transcriptional response regulator, NarL/FixJ family: MTRPRVLLADDHTLVLEGFRRLLDDECELVGTVGDGRALLEAVPQLKPDIVILDISMPVLNGIDAARVLKVKHPQVKVVFITMHADPAYVRAAFEAGASAYLLKRCVGEELGQAMRAVRSGNFYVTPLVTKEVVEGMLRGFDGGVPAGPELTTRQREVLQLLAEGHTVKDIAGTLKISPRTVEFHKGQIMEQLNLHTTVELVKYALAQGLTGQS; this comes from the coding sequence ATGACACGACCGCGCGTTCTCCTGGCAGATGACCATACCCTCGTCTTGGAGGGGTTTCGGCGGCTGCTCGACGACGAATGTGAATTGGTGGGGACTGTCGGAGACGGGCGCGCTCTGCTGGAAGCCGTTCCACAGTTGAAGCCGGACATCGTGATTCTGGATATTTCGATGCCGGTGCTGAACGGGATCGACGCGGCCCGTGTGTTGAAGGTCAAGCACCCCCAGGTCAAGGTGGTGTTTATCACGATGCATGCCGACCCGGCCTATGTGCGGGCGGCCTTTGAGGCCGGTGCCTCCGCCTATTTGCTCAAACGTTGCGTGGGGGAAGAGTTGGGGCAGGCGATGCGCGCCGTACGAAGCGGCAACTTCTATGTCACTCCACTCGTCACCAAGGAGGTCGTCGAAGGCATGTTGCGCGGGTTCGACGGCGGGGTGCCGGCAGGGCCGGAACTCACGACCAGACAGCGCGAGGTGCTGCAACTCCTGGCGGAAGGCCATACGGTGAAGGATATCGCCGGCACGCTCAAGATTTCGCCGCGCACCGTCGAGTTTCACAAGGGGCAAATCATGGAACAGCTCAACCTGCATACGACCGTCGAGTTGGTGAAATATGCGCTGGCGCAGGGCTTGACGGGCCAATCGTAA
- a CDS encoding nucleotidyltransferase domain-containing protein: protein MNHPAPNERVEVRPAIEQLLAHHSAITMAFLFGSMATGRARFDSDLDLAVAAATPLTPQARLDLIEDLAMVFGRPVDLIDLDHLHGPLLHQILTQGKLILCKDRTRYADLLRRMVYDEADFMPYYRRILADRRKAWIGI, encoded by the coding sequence ATGAACCACCCCGCACCGAATGAACGAGTCGAAGTCCGTCCCGCTATTGAACAACTCCTCGCTCACCATTCTGCCATAACCATGGCTTTTCTCTTCGGCTCGATGGCCACAGGACGCGCCCGCTTCGACAGCGACCTCGACCTGGCCGTCGCCGCCGCTACGCCGCTCACCCCACAAGCTCGGCTAGACCTGATCGAAGACCTTGCCATGGTATTCGGACGTCCGGTAGATCTGATCGATCTCGATCACCTGCATGGCCCGCTGCTTCACCAAATCCTGACGCAGGGGAAACTGATCCTCTGCAAAGACCGAACGCGTTATGCCGACCTGCTCCGCCGGATGGTCTATGATGAAGCCGACTTCATGCCGTACTATCGCCGAATACTTGCGGACAGGAGAAAAGCATGGATCGGGATCTGA
- a CDS encoding Two-component transcriptional response regulator DegU, LuxR family yields the protein MPRPRVLIGDSSRAMLAFLEILLEPQFEVVASVTDGEALVLAAQRLIPDLVVLDFSLSFLDGLSVGRQLQDLVPNSKVVFFSSHEDPAYAAAAFEIGAKGYLVKHLTVDLGHYLGRVLRGERVCCPDHIQGKAGTAIEK from the coding sequence ATGCCCCGTCCGCGTGTGCTGATCGGTGATTCGTCTCGGGCGATGTTGGCCTTCCTGGAAATCCTCTTGGAACCTCAGTTCGAAGTCGTCGCCTCCGTCACCGACGGTGAGGCACTGGTGCTGGCTGCACAACGGCTGATCCCGGACCTGGTCGTCTTGGATTTTTCCCTGTCGTTTCTCGACGGGCTCTCGGTCGGCCGGCAACTTCAAGACCTGGTGCCGAACAGCAAAGTCGTGTTTTTTTCGTCCCATGAAGATCCGGCCTATGCCGCCGCGGCCTTCGAGATTGGAGCCAAGGGCTACCTCGTCAAACACCTCACGGTGGATCTCGGGCACTATCTCGGGCGAGTGCTGCGAGGTGAACGGGTTTGTTGCCCCGACCATATTCAAGGAAAAGCGGGGACTGCCATCGAGAAGTAA
- a CDS encoding Two-component system sensor histidine kinase gives MTPLDEQQGESGVQADAMVEAAARRRQTLMVGAAGLLACLFFALDLLLPLGVANAVLYSAVVLLSAASPYRWLPVATATVCSLVTVIVAPFSPRIPGLPSWFEWGNHLFSLFGIWAPVAFVYQRRRSEWLLKEVNERLEQRVEERTADLAASRQALERSEEQLHTLTGRILTAQEEERRRIARDLHDDVNQRLALLMLDLQRIERQVGALSAEAQDGVRNVLKGLEDLSDDVRYMAYRFHPSILDDLGLKAALQRLLDDFSSRTGVKALFVHQPLDHALDKTVATALYRVVQESLSNIARHAKATRVEVEVTVEEEEVVVMVRDDGKGFDRTAIERAESGLGLLNMRERLLTVQGSCEVESVPGKGTTVSMHVPLVRVAT, from the coding sequence ATGACGCCCCTCGATGAGCAACAGGGAGAGAGCGGGGTGCAGGCGGACGCGATGGTCGAGGCTGCCGCGCGTCGCCGGCAGACCCTGATGGTCGGGGCGGCGGGCCTGTTGGCCTGTCTCTTTTTTGCCCTCGATCTCCTGTTGCCGCTCGGAGTCGCGAATGCGGTCTTGTACAGTGCCGTGGTGTTGTTGTCCGCCGCCAGTCCGTATCGATGGTTGCCCGTCGCGACGGCTACCGTCTGTTCGCTCGTGACTGTCATTGTGGCACCCTTCAGCCCGCGCATCCCCGGTCTTCCCTCGTGGTTTGAGTGGGGGAATCATCTGTTCAGCCTGTTCGGGATTTGGGCGCCGGTGGCATTTGTGTATCAGCGCCGCCGCAGCGAATGGCTGTTGAAGGAAGTCAACGAACGGCTTGAACAGCGCGTGGAGGAACGTACGGCGGACCTTGCGGCCAGCCGTCAAGCGCTGGAACGGAGCGAAGAACAGCTGCATACGCTCACGGGTCGGATTCTGACGGCGCAGGAAGAGGAACGCCGGCGGATCGCCCGGGATCTGCATGACGATGTGAACCAGCGGCTCGCGTTGCTCATGTTGGATCTGCAGAGGATCGAGCGGCAGGTGGGGGCATTATCGGCTGAGGCCCAGGACGGAGTCCGCAACGTGTTGAAGGGACTTGAGGACCTTTCCGACGACGTGCGCTATATGGCCTATCGATTCCACCCCTCCATCCTCGATGATTTAGGGTTGAAGGCGGCGTTACAGCGTTTGTTGGATGATTTTTCGAGCCGGACCGGCGTGAAAGCGCTGTTCGTCCATCAACCGCTCGACCATGCCCTCGACAAGACCGTTGCGACGGCCCTCTATCGAGTCGTGCAGGAGAGCCTCTCGAATATCGCACGGCATGCGAAGGCCACCAGGGTGGAGGTCGAAGTGACGGTCGAAGAAGAGGAGGTCGTCGTGATGGTGCGTGACGATGGCAAGGGGTTCGATCGGACGGCGATCGAGCGGGCTGAAAGCGGCTTGGGGTTGTTGAACATGCGGGAGCGCCTGCTGACCGTGCAGGGATCTTGTGAGGTCGAGTCCGTTCCGGGAAAGGGAACGACGGTGTCGATGCATGTGCCCCTGGTACGGGTGGCGACATGA
- a CDS encoding Universal stress protein produces the protein MNVTLDSGTIQRIFHPTDFSKDSQIAFAHALKLALVYRAELTIMHVDPAVAPEGFEDFPRIRPTLAQWGLLPESSAKSDVAKLGIRVRKVRALAADAKQAIIHHLTASPADLMVLSTHQHEGVSRWLHDSVAEPVSREMQVTTLFVPSHVEGFVSRDTGHTSLHRLLLPISTDPPSQPAIDAASSLVSQLATTPVTLTLVHAGEETGVDKLVLPQKADWTWNQLFGKGDPVEWILAAGDEFDVDLIVMATKGQDSLLDILRGTTTERVLRGARCPLLAIPASLV, from the coding sequence ATGAACGTCACCCTTGATTCCGGGACCATCCAACGGATCTTCCACCCTACGGATTTTTCCAAGGACAGTCAGATCGCCTTCGCCCATGCGCTCAAACTGGCGCTGGTGTACCGCGCGGAACTGACGATCATGCATGTGGATCCCGCCGTCGCTCCGGAAGGATTCGAAGACTTTCCCCGCATCCGCCCGACCCTGGCGCAATGGGGCCTGCTTCCGGAATCGAGTGCCAAAAGCGACGTGGCGAAGCTGGGCATCCGAGTCAGAAAGGTTCGCGCCTTGGCCGCCGACGCCAAGCAGGCCATCATTCACCATCTCACGGCATCGCCGGCGGATCTGATGGTGCTGTCTACGCATCAGCACGAGGGGGTGAGCCGTTGGCTCCACGATTCGGTGGCGGAACCGGTCTCGCGTGAGATGCAAGTGACGACGCTGTTCGTGCCGTCGCACGTGGAGGGTTTTGTCTCCCGCGATACCGGCCACACCTCGCTCCATCGCCTCCTGTTGCCGATCTCGACCGATCCACCCTCTCAGCCGGCCATCGATGCCGCAAGCTCGCTGGTCTCGCAACTGGCGACGACCCCCGTCACCTTGACGCTGGTCCATGCGGGAGAGGAGACCGGCGTCGATAAGTTGGTGCTTCCGCAGAAAGCGGATTGGACCTGGAATCAGTTGTTCGGCAAGGGTGATCCGGTGGAATGGATTCTCGCGGCAGGCGACGAATTCGACGTGGATTTGATCGTGATGGCGACGAAAGGCCAGGACAGCCTGTTGGACATATTGCGCGGCACCACGACCGAGCGGGTGCTCCGTGGAGCACGTTGTCCGCTGCTCGCAATCCCTGCCTCGCTCGTCTGA
- a CDS encoding Transcriptional regulator, Xre-family with cupin domain yields the protein MPPVFAEKNSGHGCYTPRQAPMDKKDRKSSLRQAGKQAGRKELHVGDIVRRLRKTRQLSVRMLADKCGFSPSFISQVELRQASPSIASTERIAASLGVTLGEFFRAVDPSLPAVIRADARPVVQSEWSRAKIEALGPISRDSQLEPMVITLQPGGASGSRPYVRQAEQLAVVLQGTVELTLEENVHDLKRGDAASIPSGSHHCWRNTSRKPAQILIVTVRQVM from the coding sequence ATGCCTCCGGTCTTTGCCGAGAAGAACTCGGGGCATGGTTGCTATACGCCTCGACAAGCACCTATGGATAAGAAGGACCGGAAAAGCTCCCTACGGCAGGCGGGGAAGCAGGCGGGCCGGAAAGAATTACATGTAGGGGATATCGTCCGCCGGCTCCGTAAGACCCGGCAGCTTTCGGTCCGCATGTTGGCCGACAAGTGCGGATTCTCTCCCAGCTTCATCTCACAGGTCGAACTTCGTCAGGCGTCCCCCTCCATCGCATCCACCGAGCGTATCGCCGCTTCGCTCGGCGTCACCCTTGGAGAATTCTTTCGAGCGGTCGACCCATCCCTTCCGGCGGTGATCCGCGCCGATGCCAGACCGGTGGTGCAGAGTGAATGGTCTCGCGCCAAGATCGAAGCGCTCGGGCCGATCAGCAGAGACAGTCAGCTGGAACCGATGGTCATCACCTTGCAGCCCGGCGGCGCCAGTGGGTCACGCCCCTATGTGCGCCAGGCGGAACAATTGGCCGTGGTCCTTCAGGGAACCGTGGAATTGACCCTTGAGGAAAACGTCCATGACCTGAAGCGGGGCGATGCCGCCAGCATTCCATCCGGAAGCCATCACTGCTGGCGGAATACCAGCCGAAAGCCCGCTCAAATACTCATCGTCACCGTCCGTCAAGTCATGTAA